Proteins from a genomic interval of Odontesthes bonariensis isolate fOdoBon6 chromosome 7, fOdoBon6.hap1, whole genome shotgun sequence:
- the LOC142384226 gene encoding DENN domain-containing protein 2A: MPAASTMTGGRALLLCTNSDNCIYQSVNGLQCCGLKVGEAPSSVVPQPQVVCGSPGDRDGRGTAATVKPPLSSLLSPPDSPGPPDTMLAHRRPTTTSDPRTPNMENGLNHNKSSTGTRTASIRDKISQWEGKKESTPVSPTGTCSLNATQKEVETVRKKESKTSAVQRTDSKRFLSWDRQDSGKENVGKLTDLRPKSQEGSTNKEREAMLERGCHVSKTTDQPQDKKTVLTHVKNLERATKEVPDRPSLAFPGNYFSPPTKEELEETERKANEPIFGTFDMARPSGSWRRRDGNSENVYSEPGAPSINPLPKPQRTFQHHTPPTPTASGPCFGKGKRNLPPLPSIPPPPLPTCPPPGVCRRPWVDKARDSNNRKSYEFEDLLQSSAESCRVDWYAQSRLGLTRTLSEENVYEDIIDPPSKENPYEDIELERSCLGSKCVSPSSSSPIPDTPTKLSSKPPGFFRQNSERRSFKVPELRKTNRDTGISSPSRISPPSTPSSPDDTPCLSGDPYNRRRRKIPKMVLKINGLFEARRGKKRMKRVSQSAESSSGRVTDENSESESDTEEKLKAHSQRLVSVQSMLRQAGRYRTLERDLMELQERKLFEYFIVVALHKTKAGVPYLPEVTQQFPLKLERSFKFMRETEDQLKVIPQFCFPDAKDWAPVDNFPSETFSFVLTGEDGSRRFGYCRRLLPSGKGRRLPEVYCIVSRLGCFDLFSKILDEVEKRRAISPALVQPFMRGIMEAPFPAPGRTITVKNFLPGSGTEVIELCRPSDSRLEHVDFECLFSSLNLRLLLRVFASLLLERRVIFTADKLSTLSQCCHAVVALLYPFTWQHTYIPVLPPSMLDIVCTPTPFIVGLLSSSLPRLKELPIEEVLVVDLGNSRFLRQLDDEDSILPHKLQAALEHVLDKRRELACEKGDLPNDSSSLSTVVSEAFVRFFVEMVGHYSLFMGGAEREDESVSSPTLPSPSSSSSPSSFQREAFRKAVTSKSLRRFLEVFMETQMFTGFIQERELRRQGLRGLFEVRAQEYLDSLPGSEQRGVNKFLKGLGNKMKFLSKK; encoded by the exons ATGCCAGCTGCTAGCACCATGACCGGTGGGAGGGCCCTGCTGCTCTGTACAAACTCTGACAACTGTATCTACCAATCAGTCAACGG GCTCCAGTGCTGTGGATTGAAGGTCGGGGAGGCTCCATCGTCTGTGGTACCCCAGCCTCAAGTGGTGTGTGGGTCACCAGGGGACAGAGACGGGAGGGGCACTGCTGCGACTGTAAAGCCTCCCCTCTCCTCTCTTCTCAGCCCTCCTGACAGCCCAGGCCCTCCTGACACCATGCTGGCTCACAGAAGACCCACGACCACCAGTGACCCACGGACTCCCAACATGGAGAATGGGCTTAACCACAACAAGAGCTCAACAGGAACCAGGACTGCTAGCATTCGTGATAAGATATCACAATGGGAGGGCAAAAAGGAGTCTACTCCTGTGAGTCCGACAGGGACATGTTCACTTAATGCAACACAGAAGGAGGTTGAGACAGTGAGGAAAAAAGAATCCAAAACTTCAGCGGTCCAAAGGACAGACAGCAAGAGGTTTCTCAGCTGGGACAGACAAGACTCAGGGAAGGAGAATGTTGGAAAGCTGACTGATTTGAGGCCTAAATCTCAAGAAGGCTCAACAAATAAAGAGAGAGAGGCTATGCTAGAAAGGGGGTGTCATGTTTCCAAGACAACAGACCAACCCCAAGACAAGAAAACCGTTTTGACTCATGTTAAGAACCTGGAGAGGGCAACAAAGGAAGTTCCTGACAGACCCTCATTAGCATTTCCAGGAAATTATTTCAGTCCTCCTACAaaagaggagctggaggaaaCTGAAAGGAAGGCCAATGAGCCCatttttgggacttttgacaTGGCTCGACCAAGTGGATCATGGAGGAGAAGGGACGGGAATTCAGAGAACGTATACAGTGAGCCAGGTGCTCCATCTATAAACCCTCTACCTAAGCCTCAAAGAACCTTCCAGCATCACACACCACCCACTCCAACGGCCTCAGGGCCTTGCTTTGGAAAGGGAAAGAGGAACTTGCCTCCTTTGCCCTCCATTCCTCCTCCACCTTTACCAACGTGCCCTCCCCCAGGTGTCTGCAGAAGGCCTTGGGTAGACAAAGCCCGGGACAGTAATAACAG GAAGTCCTATGAATTTGAGGATTTGCTACAGTCCTCTGCAGAGAGCTGCCGGGTGGACTGGTATGCTCAATCCAGACTGGGCCTCACACGCACTTTATCAGAAGAAAATGTCTACGAGGACATAATag ATCCACCATCCAAGGAGAACCCTTATGAAGATATAGAGCTGGAGCGAAGTTGTTTGGGGAGCAAATGTGTTTCACCTTCCTCCTCGTCTCCTATCCCTGACACACCAACTAAG CTTTCCTCCAAGCCACCTGGCTTCTTTAGGCAAAATTCAGAGCGACGAAGCTTCAAAGTCCCAGAGCTACGCAAGACCAACAGAGACACTGGCATCTCCTCCCCTTCCCGTATCAGCCCCCCCTCAACACCCAGCAGCCCTGATGACACACCATGTCTCTCTGGAGATCCCTACAATCGCAGACGGAGGAAAATCCCAAAG ATGGTGCTGAAAATCAATGGGCTCTTCGAGGCACGTCGAGGCAAGAAACGCATGAAGAGAGTATCTCAGTCTGCTGAGTCCAGCTCAGGGAGAG TGACCGATGAGAACAGTGAGTCAGAAAGTGACACAGAGGAGAAACTGAAAG CTCATAGCCAGCGGCTGGTGTCGGTCCAGTCCATGCTGAGGCAGGCGGGACGGTACCGGACCTTGGAGAGGGACTTGATGGAGTTACAGGAGAGGAAACTCTTTGAGTATTTTATAGTTGTTGCACTTCACAAGACTAAGGCTGGAGTTCCATACCTGCCAGAAGTCACACAGCAGTTTCCTTTAAAG CTTGAGAGGAGTTTTAAGTTCATGCGAGAGACTGAGGACCAGCTCAAGGTTATCCCTCAGTTCTGTTTCCCTGACGCCAAAGACTGGGCGCCCGTCGACAACTTCCCCAG TGAGACATTCTCATTTGTTCTGACTGGTGAGGATGGAAGCAGGCGGTTTGGCTACTGTCGACGTCTATTG CCCAGCGGTAAAGGCCGAAGGCTCCCAGAGGTCTATTGTATCGTTAGCCGCCTGGGGTGCTTTGACCTCTTCTCCAAG ATCCTGGATGAAGTGGAAAAGAGGAGAGCCATTTCTCCTGCTCTAGTGCAGCCTTTTATGAGAGGCATCATGGAGGCTCCCTTCCCCGCTCCAGGGAGGACCATCACTGTCAAAAACTTTCTACCTGGCTCTGGGACAGAG GTGATTGAACTGTGCCGACCATCAGATTCTCGTCTGGAACACGTGGACTTTGAAtgtctcttctcttctttgaatctccgtctcctcctgcgagtttttgcctctctgctgctggaGCGCAGGGTCATCTTCACTGCTGACAAACTCAG CACATTGTCTCAGTGTTGTCACGCAGTAGTGGCTCTACTGTATCCCTTCACCTGGCAGCACACATACATCCCCGTGCTGCCGCCATCCATGTTGGACATAGTCTGCACTCCAACTCCCTTTATAGTGGGCCTCCTTTCCAGCTCTCTACCTCGACTCAAAGAGCTGCCCATAGAAGAA GTCCTGGTGGTTGACCTCGGCAACAGCCGCTTCCTGCGTCAG CTGGATGACGAAGACTCTATTCTTCCTCACAAGTTGCAGGCCGCTCTGGAGCATGTTCTGGACAAGAGGAGGGAGCTGGCCTGCGAGAAAGGAGATCTTCCCAATG ACTCCAGCTCTCTCAGCACGGTGGTCTCAGAGGCTTTTGTGCGATTCTTCGTGGAGATGGTGGGTCATTACTCGCTCTTCATGGGTGGAGCAGAGCGGGAGGATGAGTCTGTCTCCTCCCCCACCCTGCCCAgcccttcctcttcttcctcccccTCATCCTTCCAGCGGGAGGCCTTTCGCAAAGCGGTCACCTCCAAGAGCTTGAGAAGGTTTCTGGAGGTGTTCATGGAGACTCAGATGTTTACAGGCTTCATCCAGGAGAGGGAGCTGCGCAGGCAGGGCCTCAGAG GTCTCTTTGAAGTAAGAGCACAAGAGTATCTGGACTCACTTCCTGGGAGTGAGCAAAGAGGCGTCAACAAGTTCCTCAAGGGCCTAG gaaacaaGATGAAATTCCTTTCTAAGAAATGA